One Cicer arietinum cultivar CDC Frontier isolate Library 1 chromosome 8, Cicar.CDCFrontier_v2.0, whole genome shotgun sequence DNA segment encodes these proteins:
- the LOC101505292 gene encoding acetylornithine deacetylase, with protein sequence MATSKKLLETLGDLERDSFVPLLSKLIGESKHVQNNPPELIPEEDRVVKHVLNSLLPFSTTTGGGPLILNHVTYFPGRGNLIVEYPGTVPGKILSFVGCHMDVVTANPNDWDFDPFSLSIDGDKLRGRGTTDCLGHVALVTELMRKLGETKPNLKSTVVAVFIANEENSSITGVGIDALVQDGLLSKLKDGPLFWIDTADKQPCVGTGGMIPWKLHVTGKLFHSGLAHKAINPLELAMDAIKEIQLRFYRDFPPHPQEQVYGFATPSTMKPTQWSYPGGGINQIPGECTISGDVRLTPFYNVKDVMKKLQEYVADINENIQKLESRGPVSKYVLSDANLRGSLTLTFDEATSGVACDLNSRGFHVLCKATEEIVGHVKPYSITGSLPLIRELQDGGFDVQTCGYGLMATYHAQNEYCLFTDMSQGYRVFASIVAQLED encoded by the exons ATGGCTACATCGAAGAAGTTGTTAGAAACATTAGGCGACTTAGAAAGGGATTCATTTGTACCCCTTCTCTCGAAACTAATCGGTGAATCGAAACACGTGCAAAACAATCCACCGGAACTGATCCCGGAAGAAGACAGAGTAGTCAAACACGTGTTAAACTCACTCTTACCGTTCAGCACCACCACCGGTGGCGGTCCTTTAATTCTCAACCACGTCACTTATTTTCCCGGTAGAGGTAATCTCATTGTCGAGTACCCTGGTACCGTTCCCGGAAAGATCCTTTCCTTCGTTGGTTGCCACATGGATGTTGTAACTGCAAACCCTAACGATTGG GATTTTGATCCGTTTAGTTTGAGTATCGATGGTGATAAACTAAGGGGTCGTGGAACTACTGATTGTTTGGGACACGTGGCGCTTGTTACTGAATTGATGAGGAAGCTTGGTGAAACTAAGCCAAATTTGAAATCAACTGTTGTCGCTGTTTTTATAGCGAATGAAGAGAATTCTTCTATTACTGGTGTTGGTATTGATGCACTTGTTCAAGATGGTCTTCTTAGTAAGCTAAAGGATGGTCCTTT GTTTTGGATAGACACGGCTGATAAACAACCTTGTGTTGGCACTGGTGGTATGATACCTTGGAAACTTCATGTCACTGGGAAACTTTTTCATAGTGGATTAGCTCACAAG GCTATAAATCCGCTGGAACTTGCCATGGATGCAATAAAGGAAATCCAGCTGCGATTTTACAGGGACTTCCCACCTCATCCTCAGGAACAGGTTTACGGGTTTGCAACCCCTTCAACCATGAAACCAACCCAATGGAGTT ATCCTGGAGGTGGGATCAACCAAATTCCAGGGGAATGTACTATTTCAGGAGATGTTAG GTTAACTCCATTCTACAA CGTGAAGGATGTAATGAAGAAACTGCAAGAGTATGTGGCTGATATTAATGAGAATATACAGAAGCTTGAATCTCGGGGTCCAGTTTCAAAATATGTCCTATCTGATGCAAATTTAAGGGGGAG CCTTACTCTAACTTTTGATGAGGCTACATCGGGAGTTGCTTGTGATCTAAATTCTAGAGGTTTTCATGTATTATGCAAAGCAACTGAGGAAATAGTTGGGCATGTAAAACCTTACTCAATTACTGGGAGTTTGCCTCTCATTCGAGAACTTCAG GATGGAGGTTTTGATGTTCAGACTTGTGGCTATG GTCTGATGGCAACTTACCATGCCCAGAATGAGTACTGTCTTTTTACAGACATGTCCCAAGGATACCGGGTGTTTGCAAGCATCGTCGCTCAATTAGAAGATTGA
- the LOC101505622 gene encoding uncharacterized protein codes for MDLSLTLTSNPSSTSLGHFTKLCEFHQKKRRVSFFDASRVFSVRCVKASAERTGDTIDDRGETRTGFTTPAMEVTTFNRGFNDADFPVWEKIGAVVRLSYGIGIYGAMAVAGSFICSITGIDSLGGFHLSIDAILEGLGYAVPPIMALLFILDDEVVKLSPHARAIRDVEDEELWSFFYGMSPLQFILMVAASSVGEELFYRAAVQGALADIFLRGSNLIQDVRGMASLTGVLPPFVPFAQALAAVLTAILTGSLYYVAASPKDPTYIVAPVLQSRASRQDLKKLFEAWYEKRQMKKIYSPLLEGLLALYLGFEWIQTNNILTPIITHGIYSTVILGHGLWKIHDHRRRLRQRIQQLKSEEKDSN; via the exons ATGGACCTCTCTTTAACACTAACCTCAAACCCTTCTTCAACTTCACTTGGTCACTTCACAAAGCTATGTGAATTTCATCAAAAGAAGAGAAGGGTTTCATTTTTCGATGCTTCAAGAGTATTTTCAGTTCGTTGTGTTAAAGCTTCCGCCGAGCGAACCGGTGACACCATCGATGACAGGGGAGAAACTCGAACCGGGTTCACCACACCGGCTATGGAGGTCACCACATTCAACCGTGGTTTCAATGATGCTGACTTCCCTGTTTGGGAAAAAATTGGTGCTGTTGTTAGGCTCAGCTATGGAATCG GGATTTATGGTGCTATGGCTGTTGCGGGGAGTTTTATATGTTCGATTACTGGAATTGACTCTCTTGGGGGTTTCCATTTATCAATAGATGCCATTCTTGAAGGTCTTGGATATGCAGTTCCTCCAATTATGGCTCTTCTTTTTATACTTGAT GACGAAGTTGTGAAGCTATCACCGCATGCACGTGCAATTAGAGACGTAGAGGATGAAGAACTATGGAGTTTTTTCTATGGGATGTCCCCTTTGCAG TTTATATTGATGGTTGCGGCAAGTTCAGTGGGAGAGGAGCTCTTCTACAGGGCTGCAGTTCAG GGAGCACTGGCTGATATATTTTTACGAGGCAGTAATCTTATACAAGATGTTCGAGGAATGGCATCTTTG ACAGGGGTACTGCCTCCATTTGTTCCATTTGCTCAGGCACTTGCAGCTGTACTTACTGCTATCCTTACTGGTTCTCTTTATTATGTGGCTGCCTCTCCTAAAG ATCCTACCTATATTGTTGCACCCGTTTTACAATCTCGTGCCAGTCGTCAAGATTTGAAAAAGCTATTTGAAG CCTGGTATGAGAAAAGGCAAATGAAAAAAATCTATTCACCACTTCTGGAAGGACTGTTGGCTCTCTATCTCGGTTTCGAGTGGATCCAA ACAAATAATATTCTTACTCCCATTATCACACATGGGATTTACTCCACTGTTATATTGGGACATGGCCTTTGGAAGATACACGACCACCGGCGAAGACTACGGCAAAGAATCCAGCAACTcaaatcagaagaaaaagatTCCAACTAG